One stretch of Roseimicrobium sp. ORNL1 DNA includes these proteins:
- a CDS encoding M23 family metallopeptidase — MRFTPLPLLLTLLLATATVTLTVTMRVDAQTPGAASATAPGASMTLRLPTDNDALFRNDGPGFYMFVDRDFEKEKSTPWEGGQFGFVRGPVRFGPQVVQMHFHEGIDIAPVHRDASGEPQDKIYSISAGEVVHVSDSPGASNYGRYIVIRHDWGQGPFYSLYAHLSGCLTTVGAKVEPGSVIGVMGHTGAGIDRRRSHVHVEVNMFLSSRFEEWHSKNFRPSPNHHGVYNGLNLSGMNVAGLFLEHRKNPALTVADFVKSGPEGFKVVTPRKGEPEIVKLYPWLGQGLEQSSPSWEITLSESGLPMSVKPSSLTVNKPTVTWVRDVGIPHAYHCRGYVSGSGNTGTLTSGGARLVELITGDFAAPAPMPEKPTVKKKKK; from the coding sequence ATGCGCTTCACGCCTCTTCCCCTCCTGCTGACTCTCCTTCTCGCCACGGCCACCGTCACGCTCACGGTGACGATGCGCGTGGATGCCCAGACTCCCGGCGCAGCTTCGGCTACGGCCCCGGGTGCCAGCATGACACTGCGGCTGCCCACGGATAATGACGCGCTCTTCCGCAATGACGGCCCGGGATTCTACATGTTCGTAGACCGCGATTTCGAGAAGGAGAAGTCCACACCGTGGGAGGGAGGGCAGTTCGGCTTTGTGCGGGGCCCCGTCCGCTTCGGCCCGCAGGTGGTGCAGATGCACTTTCATGAAGGCATCGACATCGCTCCGGTGCATCGCGATGCCTCAGGCGAACCGCAGGACAAAATTTACAGCATCTCGGCTGGCGAGGTGGTGCATGTGTCAGACTCGCCCGGCGCGAGCAACTACGGTCGCTACATCGTCATCCGACATGACTGGGGGCAGGGGCCTTTCTATTCGCTGTATGCGCACCTGAGCGGTTGCCTCACGACCGTGGGCGCGAAGGTGGAACCGGGGAGTGTGATCGGCGTGATGGGCCACACTGGCGCGGGCATCGACCGTCGCCGCTCGCATGTGCACGTGGAGGTGAACATGTTCCTCAGCAGCCGCTTCGAGGAGTGGCATTCAAAGAACTTCCGTCCCAGCCCGAATCACCACGGCGTGTACAACGGGCTGAACCTCTCCGGCATGAACGTCGCCGGTCTCTTCCTGGAGCATCGTAAGAATCCCGCACTGACGGTGGCCGACTTTGTGAAGTCCGGCCCTGAAGGGTTCAAGGTGGTGACGCCGCGCAAGGGTGAACCGGAAATCGTGAAGCTGTACCCGTGGCTGGGTCAGGGGCTGGAACAGAGCTCGCCCTCCTGGGAAATCACGCTCAGTGAGTCCGGCCTACCCATGAGCGTGAAGCCGAGCTCCCTGACGGTAAATAAACCCACCGTGACCTGGGTGCGGGATGTGGGCATTCCCCATGCGTACCACTGCCGCGGCTATGTGTCAGGCAGTGGCAACACCGGCACGCTGACTTCGGGCGGCGCGAGATTGGTGGAACTGATCACCGGTGACTTCGCCGCGCCAGCGCCGATGCCGGAGAAGCCGACGGTGAAGAAGAAAAAGAAGTGA
- a CDS encoding dienelactone hydrolase family protein: MRPPLTALLVAAVALAQPGYTQPTQPPQIQGQAQAQLPSLAGTAPLEPATGDERSVAMVAGIDRAVMREIQEAAGKREALWQRDFSSPEAYDKSVEPNRQHLRRILGVLEEDKRKPFSGLELVTTTDRGSQVAEAQTYEVHVVRWPVLEGVNGEGIYLKQRGEPKARIVLLPDAGQTPEEVAGLIKGQEALGQCAHELALAGCDVVIPALINREAEFSGNDAIGIKAELPHREYIYRQSFEMGRHLIGYELQKVLGLVEWMSGRGNAPVAVVGYGEGGLLALFAGAIDTRVDATLVCGAFENRDDVWSQPICRNVQGLLKEFGDAEIASLVLPRQLIIAHGLYPEVPSVTGTKVAPGSLVTPLVNEVRNEVNRARKLTQGKFDRSLRFVVAEEEAEGKDTPYPTIATGWLLKTLKLTARAAPSPLRMSRHPLPEDKDRQERQVRELERYTQRLLQVCEDERTATFWKKLPLTPMEKYEEATKPQREHFWNDVIGRNPDPSVPANPRSRFLYANEKFTAYEVMLDVWPDVPAWGYLLVPKGIKKGEKRPVVVCQHGLEGLPEDVVNEDQNSKAWKPYKGFAANLARQGYITFSPHNFYRGQDNFRVVQRKLNLMGKTLFTVIIGQHQRILEWLATQPNVDPSRIAFYGLSYGGKSAMRIPAVLDGYCLSICSGDFNEWIRKNMTTDHRASYLFNREYEIFEWNLGRTFNYAEMAVLIAPRPFMVERGHDDGVAIDEWVAWEYAKVQRHYVKLGIGDKTEIEYFNGPHTINGVGTYAFLKKHLKWTPTPVSGKK, translated from the coding sequence ATGCGCCCGCCTCTCACCGCCCTTCTCGTGGCCGCCGTCGCCCTGGCCCAACCCGGGTACACCCAGCCAACGCAACCGCCACAGATACAAGGGCAGGCGCAGGCACAGCTGCCGTCGCTGGCGGGTACTGCACCCCTGGAGCCCGCGACGGGAGATGAGCGCTCCGTCGCCATGGTGGCGGGCATTGACCGCGCGGTGATGCGTGAAATTCAGGAAGCTGCGGGGAAACGCGAGGCCCTCTGGCAGCGGGATTTTTCCTCGCCGGAAGCCTATGACAAATCCGTCGAGCCGAACCGCCAGCACCTGCGCCGCATCCTCGGCGTGCTGGAGGAGGACAAGCGGAAGCCTTTCTCCGGTCTGGAACTGGTGACCACCACGGATCGCGGCTCCCAGGTGGCGGAGGCGCAGACTTATGAGGTGCATGTGGTGCGCTGGCCGGTGCTGGAAGGCGTGAATGGCGAGGGCATCTACCTCAAGCAGCGTGGCGAGCCCAAGGCCCGCATCGTTCTCCTGCCGGATGCTGGACAGACTCCGGAGGAGGTGGCCGGTCTCATCAAGGGACAGGAAGCGCTCGGCCAGTGCGCGCATGAGCTGGCCCTCGCCGGGTGTGACGTGGTCATTCCCGCGCTCATCAATCGCGAGGCGGAGTTCTCGGGAAATGACGCCATCGGAATCAAGGCGGAACTTCCCCACCGCGAGTACATCTACCGCCAGTCGTTTGAAATGGGGCGTCACCTCATCGGGTATGAGCTTCAGAAAGTGCTTGGATTGGTGGAGTGGATGAGCGGCCGGGGGAATGCGCCCGTGGCCGTCGTGGGATATGGTGAAGGCGGATTGCTGGCTCTCTTTGCGGGAGCCATCGACACCCGTGTGGATGCCACCCTCGTGTGCGGCGCGTTTGAGAATCGCGATGACGTGTGGAGCCAGCCCATCTGCCGGAATGTGCAGGGACTGTTGAAGGAATTTGGCGATGCGGAGATCGCTTCCCTTGTGCTGCCACGACAGCTCATCATCGCGCACGGTTTGTATCCAGAAGTGCCCAGTGTCACCGGGACCAAGGTCGCACCCGGCAGCCTGGTCACACCGCTGGTGAATGAGGTGCGCAACGAAGTGAACCGCGCGCGTAAGCTCACCCAGGGGAAGTTCGACCGCAGCCTGCGCTTCGTCGTCGCTGAGGAAGAGGCCGAGGGGAAGGATACACCCTATCCCACCATCGCCACGGGCTGGCTGCTGAAGACCCTGAAACTCACCGCTCGGGCAGCGCCCTCGCCCCTGCGCATGAGCCGCCATCCGCTGCCCGAGGACAAGGACCGGCAGGAGCGCCAGGTGCGCGAGCTGGAGCGGTACACCCAGCGGCTCCTCCAGGTGTGTGAGGACGAGCGCACCGCCACCTTCTGGAAGAAGCTGCCGCTCACTCCCATGGAGAAATATGAGGAGGCCACGAAACCACAACGCGAGCATTTCTGGAATGACGTCATCGGCCGCAATCCAGACCCCTCCGTGCCTGCAAATCCACGCTCACGCTTCTTGTATGCCAATGAGAAATTCACCGCGTACGAAGTCATGCTGGATGTCTGGCCGGACGTCCCGGCCTGGGGCTACCTCCTCGTGCCCAAGGGCATCAAGAAAGGGGAGAAGCGCCCCGTGGTGGTCTGCCAGCATGGCTTGGAAGGACTCCCCGAGGACGTGGTGAATGAAGACCAGAACAGCAAGGCCTGGAAACCCTATAAGGGCTTTGCGGCGAATCTCGCCCGGCAGGGTTACATCACCTTCTCCCCGCATAACTTCTACCGGGGGCAGGACAACTTCCGGGTGGTGCAGCGCAAGCTCAACCTCATGGGCAAGACGCTCTTCACCGTCATCATCGGCCAGCACCAGCGCATTCTCGAGTGGCTCGCCACGCAGCCGAATGTGGACCCCTCACGCATCGCCTTCTACGGCCTCAGCTACGGTGGAAAGAGCGCCATGCGCATTCCCGCTGTGCTGGATGGCTACTGCCTCTCCATCTGCTCCGGCGATTTCAACGAGTGGATCCGCAAGAACATGACCACCGACCATCGCGCGAGTTACCTCTTCAATCGCGAGTACGAGATCTTCGAGTGGAACCTCGGCCGCACCTTCAACTACGCCGAGATGGCCGTCCTCATTGCCCCGCGCCCCTTCATGGTGGAGCGCGGCCACGATGACGGCGTCGCCATCGATGAATGGGTCGCCTGGGAATACGCCAAGGTGCAGCGCCACTACGTCAAACTCGGCATTGGCGACAAGACCGAGATCGAGTACTTCAACGGACCCCACACGATTAACGGCGTGGGCACCTATGCGTTTCTCAAGAAGCATCTCAAGTGGACTCCAACACCCGTGAGCGGG